A window of Natranaerovirga pectinivora contains these coding sequences:
- a CDS encoding NusG domain II-containing protein, which yields MKKGDKMFIIILLLSIIVFYLFFELNSTEGDLAIIIVNGVINKEIDLKIDGIYEFPFRNHLGLVEVSNGSIRMLEMNKEICPNAICSNTGWIDKSYQIIVCLPNRITVHIESGIKTDIDDFVF from the coding sequence GTGAAAAAAGGAGATAAGATGTTTATAATAATTCTTTTGTTAAGTATTATAGTTTTTTATTTGTTTTTTGAATTAAATTCAACAGAAGGAGATTTAGCAATTATAATTGTAAATGGGGTAATCAATAAAGAAATTGATTTAAAAATAGATGGGATTTATGAATTTCCTTTTCGTAATCATTTGGGATTGGTAGAGGTAAGTAATGGATCAATTAGAATGTTAGAAATGAATAAGGAAATATGTCCTAATGCAATATGTTCTAATACAGGATGGATTGATAAATCTTACCAAATTATAGTGTGTCTTCCCAATAGAATAACAGTACATATTGAATCAGGCATCAAAACTGATATTGATGATTTCGTTTTTTAA
- the rpoN gene encoding RNA polymerase factor sigma-54, with protein MKLDMQLNQNMEQNQHLSQKMIQAISILEMNNEELILYIKEQMLENPILDWKDNNIKSYDYEIIDDKNKNLLTSYEDLLLQWKERAKKISKKSNKNLVYKVGLDIIENINDQGYLEKSVEAISKAFKINTKDVERILKNIQSLEPIGIGSRHLGEYLSIQLKNLGYKDDVLTNLVEEHIQLLGKKQWKTICEILNISREQLKGYLELLSSLSPRIPFKKENKDTVHIQPELKVIEKDGVLTLEWIDETIPNLYIPEYYLQIMNDENQDEQAKEYIINNIDKARWLMRNIEERRKNIYNVANYIMRYQEDFIKYGDTLKPLSQSQVSKALGLSNSTISRVVNNKYIETPKGLFEIKDFFSQGLPFQDVEISNKEIMKMIEDIIKNENKRKPLSDEKIKDLLVKKGVQISRRTVTKYRLEMNILSSVDRKEL; from the coding sequence ATGAAATTAGATATGCAATTGAATCAAAATATGGAACAAAATCAACATCTGTCTCAAAAAATGATTCAAGCCATATCCATCCTTGAAATGAATAATGAAGAACTAATTTTATACATTAAAGAACAAATGTTAGAGAACCCTATACTTGATTGGAAAGACAATAACATTAAAAGTTATGATTATGAAATAATAGATGATAAAAATAAAAATCTCCTAACTTCATATGAGGACCTTCTTCTCCAATGGAAGGAAAGAGCAAAGAAAATATCAAAAAAGAGCAATAAAAACCTAGTTTACAAAGTAGGTCTAGATATTATTGAGAATATAAATGATCAAGGCTATTTAGAAAAGTCTGTTGAAGCAATCAGTAAGGCATTCAAAATTAATACCAAAGATGTTGAACGGATATTAAAAAACATACAAAGCCTAGAACCTATTGGTATTGGGAGCAGGCACCTTGGTGAATATTTAAGTATTCAACTAAAAAATCTTGGTTATAAGGACGATGTTCTAACTAATCTAGTGGAGGAGCATATCCAATTACTAGGCAAGAAACAATGGAAAACAATATGTGAAATACTAAATATTTCTAGAGAGCAACTAAAAGGGTATTTAGAATTACTCAGCAGCCTTTCCCCACGTATTCCTTTTAAAAAAGAAAATAAAGACACAGTTCATATACAACCAGAGCTAAAAGTGATAGAAAAAGATGGGGTATTAACATTAGAGTGGATAGATGAAACAATACCTAATCTGTATATACCTGAGTATTATCTTCAAATAATGAATGATGAGAATCAGGATGAACAGGCTAAAGAATATATAATAAACAATATAGATAAAGCCAGATGGCTTATGAGAAATATTGAAGAAAGAAGAAAAAATATCTATAATGTAGCAAATTATATTATGCGTTATCAAGAGGATTTTATAAAATATGGCGATACATTAAAACCTCTATCTCAATCACAAGTTTCTAAAGCTTTGGGGTTATCTAATTCAACAATAAGTAGAGTAGTTAATAATAAATATATAGAGACACCAAAAGGCCTATTTGAAATTAAAGATTTTTTTTCACAAGGCTTACCATTTCAAGATGTTGAGATTTCCAACAAAGAAATAATGAAAATGATTGAAGACATCATTAAAAATGAAAACAAAAGAAAGCCACTTAGTGATGAAAAGATAAAAGATTTATTAGTAAAAAAAGGTGTTCAAATATCAAGAAGGACAGTTACAAAGTATAGATTAGAGATGAATATATTAAGTTCTGTTGATAGAAAAGAACTTTGA
- the lgt gene encoding prolipoprotein diacylglyceryl transferase, with product MKTLFTIGNLHIPFFGIMIAIGITVGYFLIRYEAKRKGIDAEKISDLFFGGIVGGLIGGRLGYILFYNFNFYITNPIEILKVYNGGLAIHGSIIGGTIAVLIFIKKNNLKVFEVADIVTPALILGQAIGRVGCDVYGKVMTVPRFWGIPINGEIYHPAQVYEFVLNYLLFMVLWIKRDKIKYQGQLFGYYLIGFGFIRSFVELFRENPTVFGFLSVSHVLSIFIILAGIIWIKIMKYKSVSTQHIHSGSNTLFVALKVVFLMLISIALYYVVQLNF from the coding sequence ATGAAAACTTTATTTACGATAGGTAATTTACACATACCTTTTTTTGGGATAATGATCGCAATTGGAATAACTGTGGGATACTTTTTAATTAGGTATGAAGCTAAGAGAAAGGGTATAGATGCAGAAAAAATTTCAGACTTATTTTTTGGGGGAATCGTTGGAGGTCTTATTGGCGGTAGGTTAGGCTATATATTATTTTATAATTTTAACTTTTATATTACAAACCCCATTGAAATACTTAAAGTGTATAATGGTGGCTTGGCCATCCATGGTAGTATTATAGGAGGAACCATAGCAGTACTGATATTCATTAAGAAAAATAATTTAAAAGTTTTTGAGGTTGCAGATATCGTGACCCCTGCTTTAATACTAGGTCAGGCAATTGGAAGAGTTGGATGTGATGTATATGGCAAGGTTATGACTGTTCCCAGGTTTTGGGGCATACCCATCAATGGAGAGATTTACCACCCTGCACAAGTATATGAGTTTGTATTAAACTATTTATTGTTTATGGTTCTATGGATCAAAAGAGATAAAATAAAATACCAAGGTCAGTTATTTGGTTATTATTTAATTGGTTTTGGATTTATAAGAAGTTTTGTAGAATTATTTAGAGAAAATCCAACGGTATTTGGGTTTCTAAGTGTTTCACATGTACTAAGCATATTTATTATTTTAGCTGGTATTATTTGGATAAAAATAATGAAATACAAAAGTGTTAGTACGCAGCATATTCATTCCGGGTCAAATACACTTTTTGTGGCTTTAAAAGTTGTATTTTTGATGTTAATCTCTATAGCACTCTATTATGTGGTTCAACTGAATTTTTAA
- a CDS encoding class I SAM-dependent methyltransferase: MFESSYKRWRLFISVALISMTMLMFEIILSRLFSTILSYHYVFLVVSMAVLGLGLGSVIEYNDQTIDNDDRKISNNILGLVISKFMVFGLIYFMPYISHIVYIVLSIIPFIFLGKLMAFIFTRYSQHIRKIYFADMVGGGLAAILSILFLNQFKFVRTSLIIFIINTIILLIWSVDKKINYISLGTIMLLSVSMFSNITAFIENNFIGYMTSPTTSLQRVRSRGGNPEIIYTNWDGFARTDVIRLNDTDDSWRIVTINGGANAGMVRWDGQPEEIIGITDEVDFLPYIIRENEDVAIIGAGGGKDVLQAVLGGAFNIDAIEINPSAIEAVKDMSDYNGNLYNLPQVNFIEGDGRSVIQKSGKKYDVVFLSLVMTNTTESIGLSMAESYIYTEEAIATYIEHLKEDGQLVFVTHSENELIKVSNTVYRVLQEKGIPVEDIGDHFIVATEVANHGNGVTVSYPMAMIKNSKYTQEEIAIAEQFISKHGYGMIHLPGIYEESMYGDLSQGLVDIDSIIKTYPSNIAPATDNQPFFYNFSKGITPNFIYMILIIVIALLMIFKNVVIANRATNPSILFGMLGLGFMIIEIGFIQKLTLFLEHPTRAFVITLSSLLVSAGIGSYCSAFKIFIDKKNRHYSIIGVVFSLFFTLIFFNNMHLFLGLNIYYKTFISVTIIFFSGYFMGMVLPHSIRVLNESKRNQIIPLMYGINGITSVLGSVIAVVISMYLGINMTMISGIIIYALILLMMPKLLAEGN, encoded by the coding sequence GTGTTTGAAAGTTCATATAAGAGATGGAGATTATTTATTAGTGTGGCGTTGATTTCTATGACAATGCTAATGTTTGAAATTATACTCAGTAGATTATTTTCAACAATATTATCCTATCATTATGTTTTTTTAGTAGTATCAATGGCAGTATTAGGTTTAGGGTTAGGAAGTGTAATAGAATACAACGATCAGACCATTGATAATGATGATAGAAAAATTAGTAATAATATTTTAGGGTTGGTTATATCTAAGTTTATGGTATTTGGTTTAATATACTTTATGCCCTATATATCCCATATTGTTTACATTGTTTTAAGCATTATCCCCTTTATCTTTTTAGGTAAACTGATGGCTTTTATATTTACTCGGTATAGCCAACATATTAGAAAAATTTATTTTGCGGATATGGTTGGAGGGGGGCTAGCAGCCATATTAAGCATTCTATTTTTAAACCAGTTTAAGTTTGTTAGAACTTCTTTGATTATTTTTATAATCAATACAATCATCTTATTGATTTGGTCTGTAGATAAGAAGATTAACTACATTTCTTTAGGCACGATTATGTTATTAAGTGTAAGTATGTTTTCTAATATTACAGCGTTTATAGAAAATAATTTTATTGGTTATATGACTAGCCCTACAACGTCATTACAAAGGGTTAGAAGTAGAGGTGGCAATCCAGAAATTATTTACACCAACTGGGATGGGTTTGCAAGAACTGATGTGATTAGGCTAAATGATACAGACGACTCTTGGCGCATTGTTACAATCAATGGTGGGGCAAATGCGGGAATGGTTAGATGGGATGGCCAACCTGAAGAAATAATTGGTATTACGGATGAGGTAGATTTTCTCCCTTATATTATTAGAGAAAATGAAGATGTCGCTATTATAGGCGCAGGAGGGGGAAAGGATGTTTTACAAGCAGTATTAGGAGGCGCATTTAATATTGATGCCATTGAAATTAATCCATCAGCAATTGAAGCAGTAAAGGATATGAGCGATTATAACGGTAATTTATATAATCTGCCACAAGTTAATTTTATTGAAGGCGATGGTAGAAGTGTCATTCAAAAGAGTGGCAAAAAATATGATGTAGTATTTTTATCATTAGTTATGACGAATACAACAGAGTCTATAGGGTTATCTATGGCTGAAAGTTATATATATACTGAAGAAGCAATTGCAACTTATATAGAACATTTAAAAGAAGATGGGCAATTGGTTTTTGTAACACATAGTGAAAATGAACTGATAAAAGTTTCAAATACAGTTTATAGAGTGCTACAAGAAAAAGGAATACCTGTTGAGGACATTGGTGATCACTTTATTGTTGCAACAGAAGTTGCTAACCATGGAAATGGTGTAACAGTATCCTATCCTATGGCAATGATTAAGAATAGTAAATACACTCAAGAGGAAATAGCAATAGCGGAACAATTTATCTCAAAGCATGGATATGGAATGATTCATTTGCCAGGTATCTATGAAGAAAGTATGTATGGGGATTTATCACAAGGTTTAGTTGATATTGATTCAATTATAAAAACGTATCCTTCAAATATAGCACCAGCAACAGACAATCAACCTTTTTTCTATAATTTTAGTAAAGGCATAACTCCAAATTTTATTTATATGATTTTAATCATAGTAATCGCTTTGCTTATGATTTTTAAAAATGTTGTAATTGCAAATAGGGCAACTAATCCATCGATACTATTTGGTATGTTAGGATTAGGATTTATGATCATTGAAATTGGATTTATTCAAAAATTAACTTTGTTTTTAGAACATCCCACAAGGGCTTTTGTAATAACCCTTTCTTCACTATTAGTAAGTGCAGGGATAGGAAGTTATTGTAGTGCATTCAAAATATTTATAGATAAAAAGAATAGACATTATTCAATTATTGGTGTGGTTTTTAGTTTGTTTTTTACCCTTATCTTTTTTAATAATATGCATTTATTTTTAGGACTGAACATTTATTATAAAACATTCATTTCAGTCACTATTATATTTTTTAGTGGTTACTTTATGGGGATGGTGTTACCTCACTCAATACGGGTTCTTAATGAATCAAAAAGGAATCAGATTATCCCGTTAATGTATGGCATTAATGGCATAACTTCCGTGTTAGGATCTGTTATTGCAGTAGTTATTTCGATGTATCTAGGCATTAATATGACAATGATTTCAGGAATCATCATATACGCTTTAATTCTACTAATGATGCCTAAACTATTGGCAGAGGGTAATTAA
- a CDS encoding LDCC motif putative metal-binding protein, translated as MKWLKKLIDKIAQTNNENLPSGEKLDCCNIKNDKKNIKK; from the coding sequence ATGAAATGGTTAAAAAAATTAATTGATAAGATTGCACAAACGAATAATGAAAACTTACCATCAGGAGAAAAGTTAGATTGTTGTAACATAAAAAACGATAAAAAAAATATAAAAAAATAG
- a CDS encoding sigma-54-dependent transcriptional regulator, translating into MNRRILIVDDEKNMRWALKKAFESETYELYEAENGEEAIQQFNKYTPDLVLLDIRMPKLNGLEVLKKLQEDNKNVAIIMITAYGDVESALEAMKLGALDYITKPFEIEELKGRIRKVFESEMNKSQDRITYEDHKIVGNSSKIINVLHMVQRVANTTATVLIQGESGTGKELIARSLHQISDRKEKPYITVNCGALPEALLESELFGHEKGAFTGAINKNIGRFERAEGGTLFLDEIGELSLPMQVKLLRALQEKEIERVGGKSTIKIDVRVVTATNRNLIEMIKKGTFREDLYYRLNVVSVELPPLRERKEDIPELINFFIQKYAVKFNRDVYKMSDIAIELLKRYAWPGNIRELENIIERAVILSLGETITPEVLPREIIGFQQENKRFELPEEGIDLEEVEKNLILQAVEKAKGNQTEAAKLLGITRQTLIYRMNKYELK; encoded by the coding sequence ATGAACAGAAGAATACTCATTGTTGATGATGAAAAAAATATGCGGTGGGCTTTAAAAAAAGCTTTCGAAAGTGAAACATATGAATTGTACGAAGCTGAAAATGGAGAAGAAGCCATTCAACAGTTTAATAAATACACACCTGATCTAGTGCTATTAGACATTAGAATGCCAAAATTAAATGGGTTAGAAGTCTTAAAAAAACTACAAGAAGATAATAAAAATGTGGCCATTATAATGATTACCGCTTATGGAGATGTTGAATCTGCATTAGAGGCTATGAAATTAGGTGCTTTAGATTATATAACAAAGCCTTTTGAAATTGAAGAACTTAAAGGGCGAATTAGAAAAGTATTTGAAAGTGAAATGAATAAAAGTCAAGATAGGATAACATATGAAGATCATAAAATAGTAGGCAATAGTAGTAAGATAATTAATGTGTTGCATATGGTACAGCGTGTTGCAAATACAACAGCAACGGTTTTAATTCAAGGAGAAAGTGGTACAGGAAAGGAATTGATAGCAAGATCTTTACATCAGATAAGTGATAGAAAGGAAAAACCATACATTACTGTTAATTGTGGCGCCTTACCAGAAGCATTGTTAGAAAGTGAATTATTTGGACATGAAAAAGGTGCATTTACAGGTGCCATTAATAAAAACATTGGGCGTTTTGAAAGAGCAGAGGGTGGCACATTATTCTTAGATGAAATTGGTGAACTAAGTTTACCAATGCAGGTAAAGCTTTTAAGAGCGTTGCAGGAAAAAGAAATAGAGCGGGTTGGTGGAAAATCAACAATAAAAATTGATGTGAGAGTCGTAACAGCAACCAATAGAAATCTAATAGAAATGATAAAGAAGGGGACTTTTAGAGAAGATTTATATTATAGGTTAAATGTGGTATCTGTTGAATTGCCCCCTTTAAGAGAAAGAAAGGAAGATATACCTGAACTAATCAACTTTTTTATTCAAAAATACGCTGTAAAGTTTAATAGAGATGTTTATAAAATGTCTGATATAGCTATTGAATTATTAAAGAGATACGCTTGGCCTGGCAATATAAGGGAATTAGAGAATATCATTGAAAGGGCAGTGATTTTAAGCTTAGGAGAAACAATAACGCCAGAAGTATTGCCAAGAGAAATTATAGGTTTTCAACAAGAGAACAAGAGATTTGAATTACCAGAGGAAGGTATTGACTTAGAAGAAGTGGAAAAGAATTTAATTTTGCAGGCAGTAGAAAAAGCAAAAGGCAATCAAACGGAAGCTGCGAAATTACTAGGTATCACAAGACAAACTTTGATTTACAGAATGAATAAATACGAATTAAAATAA
- a CDS encoding ATP-binding protein: protein MTSDKKKQVLFISSLLIIITALHYFTSNNEFKLHELYRRLYYIPIIVGAFYFKLLGGMILPIVISLLYMPYVFIFSGHTGADLIADVFELIMFYTIGGITGLLVQKIYDTTLENSRLEEEIQRADKLSAIGQLASGVAHEIRNPLAIINTISQTLMEDNHLKQDQKEGLEIIKEEVARSNKVINELLNFSRSSKLEKEKIDINKLINNVVILTEKYGAQKGVEIQFKQGNNSPAFIMGDEEKIKQAFINIIFNGVDAIQNKGVIGIELTSKEKFVYIEFEDTGKGIEEENIEKIFNPFYTTKETGVGLGLAITYRIVEDHKGTINFISAINRGTKVTVTFPRAKE, encoded by the coding sequence ATGACATCAGATAAAAAGAAACAAGTACTTTTTATATCGAGTTTATTAATAATAATAACAGCATTACATTACTTTACTTCTAATAATGAGTTTAAGCTTCATGAATTATATAGAAGGCTATACTATATTCCTATTATAGTGGGGGCATTTTATTTTAAATTATTAGGTGGTATGATATTACCAATTGTGATTTCCCTTTTGTATATGCCATATGTATTTATCTTCTCAGGTCACACAGGTGCTGATTTAATAGCAGATGTTTTTGAGCTCATTATGTTTTATACAATAGGTGGTATTACAGGGCTCTTGGTTCAAAAGATATACGACACAACATTGGAAAATTCACGCCTAGAAGAAGAAATTCAAAGAGCAGATAAATTATCGGCAATAGGTCAATTGGCATCGGGAGTAGCCCATGAAATAAGAAACCCATTGGCAATAATCAATACCATTTCACAAACTTTAATGGAGGATAACCATTTAAAACAAGATCAAAAAGAAGGGTTAGAAATCATAAAAGAGGAAGTGGCCAGATCTAATAAGGTGATAAATGAACTGCTTAATTTCTCACGTAGTTCAAAGTTAGAAAAAGAAAAGATAGATATTAATAAATTGATCAATAATGTGGTCATATTAACGGAAAAGTATGGGGCGCAAAAAGGTGTAGAAATTCAATTCAAACAAGGCAATAATAGCCCAGCTTTTATTATGGGCGATGAAGAAAAAATTAAGCAAGCTTTTATAAATATAATATTTAATGGCGTAGATGCGATACAAAACAAAGGGGTTATCGGTATTGAACTTACAAGTAAAGAAAAGTTTGTTTATATTGAGTTTGAAGATACAGGCAAAGGTATAGAAGAAGAAAATATAGAGAAAATATTCAATCCCTTTTACACAACGAAAGAAACGGGAGTAGGATTGGGACTAGCCATTACCTATAGGATTGTAGAGGATCATAAAGGCACAATAAATTTTATTAGTGCTATAAATAGGGGAACAAAAGTTACAGTAACTTTTCCTAGAGCAAAGGAGTAA
- the yiaK gene encoding 3-dehydro-L-gulonate 2-dehydrogenase, which translates to MRISFDIMYQEFLRILLKKGFSKDRAELCAKLFAETSLDGVYSHGLNRFPRFVSLIDKGIVDVNAEPIKLDTIGFIERWDGNLGPGNLNAYASMERAIELAKENGMGCVTLKNNNHWMRGGSYGWLAAESGCIGICWTNTLPNMPPWGSSNAKIGNNPLILAVPRPNGEHVVLDIAMSQFSYGQLSNYELNGNMLPVDGGFDTKGKLSKDPKEIQETKRPLPIGYWKGSGLSLMLDLIAMTLSGGRSTLAIGELEAEYSVSQLFMAFDISKLPEQHLMYQSIENTIQDLQNAEPAEDGTSVRYPGEGTLKTRKANLKNGIPVEASIWEEVLNM; encoded by the coding sequence ATGCGCATATCATTTGATATAATGTACCAAGAATTCTTAAGAATATTACTCAAAAAAGGTTTTTCTAAAGATAGAGCTGAACTTTGTGCCAAATTATTTGCTGAAACCAGTCTTGATGGCGTCTATTCTCATGGCTTGAATCGTTTTCCTAGGTTTGTATCTCTCATTGATAAAGGCATTGTTGATGTAAATGCCGAACCAATCAAATTAGATACCATTGGCTTTATAGAACGATGGGATGGTAACTTAGGACCAGGGAATCTAAATGCCTATGCTTCTATGGAACGTGCCATTGAGTTAGCAAAAGAAAATGGTATGGGATGTGTTACTCTAAAAAATAATAATCATTGGATGCGTGGAGGAAGTTATGGTTGGTTGGCAGCTGAATCTGGTTGTATTGGCATCTGTTGGACAAATACACTGCCAAATATGCCACCTTGGGGGTCTTCTAATGCTAAAATAGGGAATAACCCCTTAATCTTAGCTGTTCCAAGACCTAATGGAGAACATGTTGTCCTAGACATAGCAATGTCTCAATTCTCATACGGACAATTAAGCAATTATGAATTAAACGGTAACATGCTACCTGTAGATGGTGGCTTTGATACTAAAGGAAAGTTATCAAAAGATCCAAAGGAAATTCAGGAAACAAAAAGACCACTTCCTATAGGCTATTGGAAAGGTTCAGGCCTTTCACTAATGTTAGACCTTATTGCAATGACTTTATCTGGCGGTCGATCTACTTTGGCAATTGGTGAATTAGAAGCAGAATATAGTGTCTCTCAACTTTTTATGGCTTTTGATATCTCAAAATTACCTGAACAACATTTAATGTATCAAAGTATAGAAAACACTATACAAGATTTGCAAAATGCAGAACCTGCCGAAGACGGTACATCCGTTAGATATCCAGGGGAAGGTACGCTTAAGACTAGAAAAGCTAATTTAAAGAATGGAATTCCTGTTGAAGCAAGTATATGGGAAGAAGTATTAAATATGTAG
- a CDS encoding copper amine oxidase N-terminal domain-containing protein, with the protein MKEILAKTISILLLSILISSSIFAMKFTESQKQEIMEGLYNLEIEDSELYWNIKTSYLGEDDDFIYFHRGTLSLYNKKTKEVISSDYSMQGVSYLEIGGNFYGILARSLSERNYGKHDIVIVNKDFKKTSAFSLDYNHTRIEKVSDEIYIYSGTKENEKVTDIKVIFFDKGLNRFITKVIVQNAVDFRVIGNNIYYIEGNKSDILIDSANPTYFYGKLKKATIDLQRSRVIRIENVVNEDVFNIQVDLGNLYYQKVSNLKLYSIEDNEIPLLSSEKAIFVVNGKVFTTVTENDKSIVKFKDLQSNKEVKSINSMEPLIGAVDFFDERYLIGYGLDGSRGRNSLSTADEIIERMIFDEEVSETYNENDIKILINNKHLKTDSFLGIPFIEDGRTLVPLRVIVEALGLDVDWEGDTQKIIINNEVGSLIYFQINSNILEFTTFSKSGEANISKRIMDATPILKDGRTYIPLRFLSEILGYEIRYDYKGYHHIEIF; encoded by the coding sequence ATGAAAGAAATATTAGCAAAGACAATATCAATTTTATTATTAAGCATTTTGATTTCATCATCTATTTTTGCTATGAAATTCACAGAATCACAAAAACAAGAGATTATGGAGGGGTTATATAATCTTGAAATTGAAGATTCGGAACTATATTGGAACATTAAAACTAGCTATTTAGGGGAAGATGATGATTTTATATATTTTCATAGAGGTACTTTAAGCTTATATAATAAAAAAACCAAAGAAGTAATTTCTTCAGATTATTCTATGCAAGGGGTATCATATTTAGAGATAGGTGGTAACTTTTATGGAATTTTAGCTAGAAGCTTAAGTGAGCGTAATTATGGTAAGCATGACATTGTTATAGTAAATAAAGATTTTAAAAAAACGAGTGCTTTTAGTTTAGATTATAATCATACTCGTATAGAAAAGGTATCTGATGAAATCTATATTTACTCAGGTACAAAAGAAAATGAAAAAGTTACAGATATAAAAGTTATTTTTTTTGATAAAGGTTTAAATAGGTTTATAACTAAGGTTATTGTACAAAATGCTGTTGACTTTAGAGTTATAGGAAATAATATTTACTATATAGAAGGAAATAAGTCTGATATACTTATAGATAGTGCAAATCCTACTTATTTCTACGGAAAACTAAAAAAAGCAACAATAGATTTACAAAGGAGTAGAGTTATAAGAATTGAAAATGTTGTTAATGAAGATGTTTTTAACATACAAGTTGATTTGGGTAATCTTTATTATCAGAAAGTATCTAATTTAAAATTATATTCTATAGAAGATAATGAAATTCCATTATTGTCTAGTGAAAAGGCTATTTTTGTTGTGAATGGAAAAGTTTTTACAACTGTAACAGAAAATGATAAATCCATTGTAAAATTTAAAGATTTACAAAGCAATAAAGAAGTTAAAAGCATTAATTCTATGGAACCTTTAATTGGGGCGGTAGATTTTTTTGATGAAAGATATTTAATTGGGTATGGTCTTGATGGTTCTAGGGGGCGAAATTCACTTTCAACTGCAGATGAGATTATTGAGAGAATGATATTTGATGAAGAGGTATCTGAAACCTATAATGAAAATGATATTAAAATCCTTATAAATAATAAACATTTAAAAACAGACTCTTTCTTAGGAATTCCATTTATTGAAGATGGGAGAACTTTAGTCCCTTTAAGAGTAATAGTAGAAGCTTTAGGTTTAGACGTTGATTGGGAAGGGGATACGCAAAAAATAATCATAAATAATGAAGTTGGTAGTTTAATTTATTTTCAAATAAATAGTAATATTTTGGAATTTACCACATTTAGTAAAAGTGGAGAGGCTAATATTAGTAAAAGAATAATGGATGCTACTCCAATACTTAAAGATGGTAGAACTTATATACCGTTAAGATTTTTGAGTGAAATATTAGGTTATGAAATAAGGTATGATTATAAAGGATACCATCATATAGAAATATTCTAA